Part of the Streptomyces antimycoticus genome, CCGCGCCCAGGCCGTGCGTCTGCCGTCGCAGCCGCCGGCTCGCCAGCACGGAACTGCCCGAGGCGAGAAGGAGTGCACCCGCCGCCGAACCCAGCACCACCGGCAGCTGTTCTGCCACCATGGTGTTCACCCTCTTCATGGTGATCCCGGCCGAAACCAGGCCGACCAGCTTGCCGTCCGGCCTGGTCACGGGCACAGAGGAGGTCATGCTGACGCCTGTGACCGTGGGGAAGCTTCTGATGAAGGGCCGATTGGCCCGCGCGGCGTCGAGTGTTTCCTCGTACGGGCCGACGATGTGCTTCCCGATCTTCTTGGAGTCGGGGTGCGTGTACCGGATCCCAGCCGTGTTCCACACCACGATGTAGTCGAGGTGAGCGTCCTTCCGGGCAGCCTCTGCGAGCGGCTGCAGCACGTGGGTGGGATTCCGGTCGGACAGGGCTTCGATCATGCCGGGCGAGTGCGCGAAAGCCTCGGCTGCGGCGAGTGTTCGGTCTCGCGCATCCCGGGTGCTCTCGCGCTGAGCCTGCAGCACAAGGGCTGCTACCGCGGCGGCGACGAGCAGGACAATGAGTACGACCTGTAGGACCAGCATTTGGCTCGCGACACTGCGCGTATCGAGCAGGGAGCGAAGAGAACCGGTCGCTGAGCGTGCCTCTGGTGGTGTCAGGCCCTTTTTACGCCGAGTAAATGAGCGGAAATTTACCTCCATATCGCATTTTTACCACTCCTCGGAATTTTGGTGACTACTGCCGACGCCGGTCGAATACTCCTGGATGCCTGGGGTCGGATAGTCGGCGCCTTTCACCTCTACGTCCGGGCTCGTGACGCACTGGGGTGCGAGGAGTGCGACTGGCGCCGAGGTGGTCTGCTCCAGGCGGCCCATGGCATGGGTATGACGCGCGCGTCCATTTTCCGGGCCGACGGCCGGTGGAGAAGTGCCTCGTCGACAGCGTTGATCACCTCCCGGAGGGTGACATCAGGTGCGGGTCGTACGAGGTCCCGACACATGGTGCGGCAGCACGATTGGTCGACGGCATTCAGGCGACGCTGCGCGAAGCGCTGGACACGGGCAGAGGCGACTGTCCTTGTTCCTGTAGTGGGCGCTCAGCTCTCTGTCGAGAGCGGGGCCTTGAGACCGAATGCCCCGTAAGCCGTACGTGCCCGCTCGGAGCCGAGAAAGCACACCAACTCCGACGCGGGGGACCACTCCGCCGCAGCCGTGGACGGCGCGATGCTGAACTCGGTGTCGTGCGCGGCGTCGGCGGGGAAGGGACCGACCACATCGACGCCGGGGACGGTCATCAACTCACTCACCTGCTGCACCGCCAGGTCTGCCCTGCCATCCAGCAAGGTGGCGGCGGCGAAGCCCTTCCGCACAATCGTGGCCCGTGCGTTCACCGCCTCCGCGATGCCGAGTCGGCCCAGCAACTGAGCGAAGTAAATGCCGCTGGCCCCCGTTCTGGAGTAGGCGACCGAACGGGCGTCGAGCAATGTCCGCACCAGGTCGTCGACGGTCGCGATCAACGGTCGCGGCGTCCGCGCCCGGACGGCGAGTCCGATGCCCGTTCTGGCAACCGGCAGGCGCGCCCGACCATCGACGGTTCCCTGAGCCGACAATTGCCGGATGTCATCGGTAACGGCGATCAGGACATCGGGGACCTCTCCGGAGTTGATACGCTCCAACAGCACCGAGGTCGGATCGAAGTCCGGCTGGACGCCGATGCCCGTCTCCTCGGTGAACTCTCTGAGCAATCGCTGTTCCAGGGCGGCTTGAACCGCCAGGGTGCTGAAGAGGGATACCCGCCTACCAGCGGAGTCCTGTCTGCGCATGGCTCCTTCACCCTTCCTCTGTATGGATGAACCGCGTCAGCCACCCGAGCCCCTCGGCGGTACCGTTCGCGGGGCGGTATTCGCAGCCGATCCAGCCCACGTAACCGAGTGACCGCAACCGGTCGAAGACGAAGTCCCAGGCGATCTCCCCGCTGCCGGGCTCTGCCCGCCCGGGCACGTCCGCGACTTGGAGGTGCGCGATCGACGGCAGGAACGTCTCCAGCCGGGTGGTGATGTCGCCTTGCTGAACCTGACAGTGGTAGACGTCGAAGAGCAGGCCGACCTGGTCGCTGCCGATGGCTTCTACCACACCCGCAGCCTGCTCCTGGGTATTCACGAGATATCCAGGAATATCGCGGGAGTTGACCGCCTCCAGGACCAGCCGGACACCGGCCGTGGAGGCGAGCTGCGCGGCCCATGCGACGTTTGTGACGTATTGCGAGAAGGCCGCGTCCCGCTGGACCTCGGGTGGCCTTACTCCGGCGCGCAGGTGGACCAGTGGGCACTCCAGCTCGACCGCGTAGTCAAGCGCCCTGGTTATGCCGTCGCGGAACTCCTGCACCCGGTCGGGCAGACACGCCGTTCCCGCGAATGTGGAAGTTCCCGGAGGCCCCACCGGGCTGTTGATCAGCGCTTGGCACAGTCCCGCCTCCTGCAAACGGCGTCGCAGCGTGAGCGGTGAATGGTCGTACGGCGACGCATACTCGACGGCACTGAATCCGGCCTCGGCCGCGGCGGTGAAGCGTTCCTCAAAGGGCACATCACCGAAGAGCCAGCCCAGGTTCGCGCAGAAGCGCAATCCCTTGTCCACTGTGGTCACGGACCAGTGACTGCGGCGACGACTTCGATCTCGACGCACGCGCCGTGCGGGAGTTGAGCTACCCCGATGGCGCTGCGGGCGTGCTGCCCGGCCTGGCCGAGGCTTTCGATGAAGACTTCCGACGCCGCGTCGATGACCCTTCCGTGCGAGGTGAAGTCCGGTCCCGAGGCGACGAATCCCGTTATCTTGAGGATGCGCTGGAGTCGGCGTCCTTCGGTGAGTTCCCGGTTCAGGACATTGAGGCACGCCTGTGCGCAGAGCCGTGCCGCCTCGCGCGCGGAGTCCAGGTCGACATCCGCCCCCACTTTTCCGTGATAGGCGATCTGACCGTCCTTCCGGGGGAGCTGACCACTGACGTACGCGAAGCCTTCATGTACCACAAGCGGGGTCACATAGCTGCTGGGGGCGGATGCTGTCTTGTCCGCTGTTGTCATCATCAACTTCCTAAGCCTTGAGATCATTGACGAAGTCGGAGATTTCCCGTGCGAGTGCTTCGGGTTCTTCTTCCGGGATGTAGTGACCGCTGCCGGCGATGACGCCGCCGCGCACGTTTTGGGCCAGTGGCTGCATGCTCTCGTAGAGATCCGGCGCGGAACCGACCTCACCGCCGAGGGCGAGCACCGGGACGTCGATCTTCCGCCGCATCAGCGGGGTGTTCTGCTCGATGTCCTCCAGGACCGCGCGGTAGTAGCCGAGCATGCCCCGTAGTCCGCCCGGGGTCTGGTACGCGCGCTCGTACTCGTCGATGTCGGCCTTGCTGAAAGTGGTTCGCCAGTTGGCGGTCTTACGGCTGAAGAACCATTCGATGAGGATGCGCTCGCGCCCCTGGAGCAGTGCCTCGGGCAGGTCGGGGATCGGGTTGAACAGGAAGTGCCAGTTCCGCCAGTTGTCCGGGCCGAGCGTGATCGTCGGCCGTAGCGTGACACCCGGGATATTGCCGTCGAGGAGCACCACTCCTCGCAGGTCGGCGGCGAACTGATGGGCGTAGGCGTACCCCACCCAGGCGCCGACATCGTGCCCGACCAGCACGTACCGGTCCTCACCGAGGACCTTCAGCAGCGAGCGCAGCCGCTTGCCGGTCGTCAGGGTGTCGTAGCCGTCCACCGGCTTGTCGGAGTCCCCCTGTCCAGGGAGATCCACGGCGATCACATGGAAACGGTCCGCGAGCAGCGGCATCAGGCGCCGCCACGCGTAGGAGCTTTGCGGGAAACCGGCGACCAGCACGATCGTGGGTCCTTCACCGGCCTCCACGATGTGAAACCGGAGATCGTCCGCCCACACCATACGGTGCTGGAGCTCGACATCACTCATCGCTGTCCTCTCAAGAACTGTTGTCGGGTATGGCAGTCGGCCATGCGGTGCGGTATGCGCGCCCAGGAAGTCGCCCACGAAAAGGTGAGGTCAGCGACCACGGTCGAGTTGTGAGACCTCTTGGTCGCTGAGAGCGCGGGTCGGTATTCCGCGCAGGAGCAGGAAGAGCTTCGCCGTCTCCTCCAGCTCTTCGATCGCCGCCGCCGCGGATTCAAGAGTCGTGCCGCTGACGATCGGCCCGTGGTTGGCAAGCAGGATCGCGTGGTAACGGGCGGCGAGGTCGTAGATCGCGGTGGCCAGCGCCGGGTCACCGGGCCGGTAGTAGGGGACGAGGGGCAGTCGGCCGATCCTCATGGCGAAATAGGCGGTGAGCGGCGGAACACACTCGACCGGATCGAGCCCCTCCATGCAGGACACCGCCGCCGCGTAGGTCGAGTGCAGGTGAACGATGCCACCGGCGTCCCGTCGCTGTCTGTACAGCGCCAGATGCAGGAGGCTCTCCTTGGTCGGGCGGTCTCCGCCGACGTGGCGCCCGTTCTCGTCCAGCTTTGACAGCCGATCCGGATCAAGGGTGCCCAGACTCGCGTTGGTGGGCGTCATCAGCCATCCGTCACACACACGCACACTGAGGTTGCCGCTGGTCCCGGTGGTCAGTCCGCGGGCGAACAAGGATGCGCCCAGCGTGGTGAGCCGTTCCCGTAGCTGAGATTCGTGCCCTTTCGTGATCAGGTTCATGGCAGCCGCTCCCAGGCGTCGAGGAAGAAGTCGCGCGAGCCGAAATTCCCCGACTTCAGCGCCAGCGCCAGTGGCCGAGGAGTACCAAGCGTCCACGTCCACGGGACTCCTGGACTGATCTCCGGCCCTATGGCCAGCCCAGTAACGCCAAGTGACCCTACGACCGCACCCGAGGTCTCCCCGCCGGCGACGATCAACCGGCCGACCCCCATGTCGACGAGGCCCCGAGCGATCGAGGCGAGGGTGTCCTCGATCCGTGAGGGGGTGTCGTCCGGAAGCCGTGACTTCGCCGCTGTGACATTCCGCGCCGGTTGCGTCGCGTGCAGCAGGACCGGACCATCCGCCAGGAGGGGGCGGGCCCAGCGCAGTGCCGCTGTGACGACGTCCTCGCCTCGGACAACCGCGCAGGGGTCGACGGGGAAGGTCGGGTACACCGCGCGCGCCGCCTCGACCTGGGCGTTCGTCGCCGCTGAGCAACTGCCCGCGAGGACGGCCCGTGCCCCACCGAATGGCACCGGGGCGTGGGGATGACCGTCGGTGAGACCATGCGGCCGGGCACGGGGAGTGTCCGTGAGCCCGATCGCGAGCCCAGAGCTCGCTGTGACCAGCGGCAGATCGGCGCACGCGCGGCCGATGGCGAGGAGGTCGTGGTCGTCGGCCGCATCAACGACCGCGAATCGGATTCCCGCCGAGCGCAACGCGCCGAACTCTGCGCGGATCCGCTCCGGCCCCTGAGCCACGGTTCGGTGGCCGACCAGACCGACTCGCGAGGCAGTCTGCCGCCGCATCAACCGCACCACGTTCGCGTCATCCATCGGCGTCAGGGGGTGCTGACGCATGGAAGTCTCGTCCAACGGCACATCGCCCACGAAGAGCCGGCCGTCGCGGACGGTTCGGCCGTTGGCCGGCAGCGCTGGGCATATGACGGTGAAATCCATGCCGAGGGCGTCCATCAAGGCGTCCGCGACCGGACCGATGTTGCCCGCCGGGGTGGAGTCGAACGTAGAGCAGTACTTGAAGTAATAGCGTTCACAGCCGATCTCCCGCAGCCACCGCAGTGCGGTGAGGGACTGCTCCACCGCGTCGGCGACCGGCGCCGTGCGGGTCTTCAACGCGATGACGACCGCCTCCGCGCCCGACCGCACAACCTCCTCCCCGGTATCGGGGACGCCGATGACCTGCACCGTTCGGATCCCCTGCGCCACCAGCGCGGAGGCGAGATCGGTACCGCCTGTGAAGTCATCGGCGATGCATCCGAGCAACATGTCCGCACCCCTTTCCGATCACGTCGGCCGACGGGCCCGCAGGGGGACAGCGGCGGTCACGCGGCGCCATGGACAGCCTCCTTCAGGGCGAGGACGGCTGTCTGTGGCGCGGTGTAGACGGGCACGCCCACCCGTGCGCGGACCCGCTCCACCGCCTGTGAGGTGGAGAAATGGG contains:
- the otnK gene encoding 3-oxo-tetronate kinase is translated as MLLGCIADDFTGGTDLASALVAQGIRTVQVIGVPDTGEEVVRSGAEAVVIALKTRTAPVADAVEQSLTALRWLREIGCERYYFKYCSTFDSTPAGNIGPVADALMDALGMDFTVICPALPANGRTVRDGRLFVGDVPLDETSMRQHPLTPMDDANVVRLMRRQTASRVGLVGHRTVAQGPERIRAEFGALRSAGIRFAVVDAADDHDLLAIGRACADLPLVTASSGLAIGLTDTPRARPHGLTDGHPHAPVPFGGARAVLAGSCSAATNAQVEAARAVYPTFPVDPCAVVRGEDVVTAALRWARPLLADGPVLLHATQPARNVTAAKSRLPDDTPSRIEDTLASIARGLVDMGVGRLIVAGGETSGAVVGSLGVTGLAIGPEISPGVPWTWTLGTPRPLALALKSGNFGSRDFFLDAWERLP
- the otnC gene encoding 3-oxo-tetronate 4-phosphate decarboxylase encodes the protein MNLITKGHESQLRERLTTLGASLFARGLTTGTSGNLSVRVCDGWLMTPTNASLGTLDPDRLSKLDENGRHVGGDRPTKESLLHLALYRQRRDAGGIVHLHSTYAAAVSCMEGLDPVECVPPLTAYFAMRIGRLPLVPYYRPGDPALATAIYDLAARYHAILLANHGPIVSGTTLESAAAAIEELEETAKLFLLLRGIPTRALSDQEVSQLDRGR
- a CDS encoding alpha/beta fold hydrolase, with the translated sequence MSDVELQHRMVWADDLRFHIVEAGEGPTIVLVAGFPQSSYAWRRLMPLLADRFHVIAVDLPGQGDSDKPVDGYDTLTTGKRLRSLLKVLGEDRYVLVGHDVGAWVGYAYAHQFAADLRGVVLLDGNIPGVTLRPTITLGPDNWRNWHFLFNPIPDLPEALLQGRERILIEWFFSRKTANWRTTFSKADIDEYERAYQTPGGLRGMLGYYRAVLEDIEQNTPLMRRKIDVPVLALGGEVGSAPDLYESMQPLAQNVRGGVIAGSGHYIPEEEPEALAREISDFVNDLKA
- a CDS encoding hydroxypyruvate isomerase family protein; amino-acid sequence: MTTVDKGLRFCANLGWLFGDVPFEERFTAAAEAGFSAVEYASPYDHSPLTLRRRLQEAGLCQALINSPVGPPGTSTFAGTACLPDRVQEFRDGITRALDYAVELECPLVHLRAGVRPPEVQRDAAFSQYVTNVAWAAQLASTAGVRLVLEAVNSRDIPGYLVNTQEQAAGVVEAIGSDQVGLLFDVYHCQVQQGDITTRLETFLPSIAHLQVADVPGRAEPGSGEIAWDFVFDRLRSLGYVGWIGCEYRPANGTAEGLGWLTRFIHTEEG
- a CDS encoding RidA family protein, whose protein sequence is MMTTADKTASAPSSYVTPLVVHEGFAYVSGQLPRKDGQIAYHGKVGADVDLDSAREAARLCAQACLNVLNRELTEGRRLQRILKITGFVASGPDFTSHGRVIDAASEVFIESLGQAGQHARSAIGVAQLPHGACVEIEVVAAVTGP
- a CDS encoding molybdate ABC transporter substrate-binding protein; translated protein: MRRQDSAGRRVSLFSTLAVQAALEQRLLREFTEETGIGVQPDFDPTSVLLERINSGEVPDVLIAVTDDIRQLSAQGTVDGRARLPVARTGIGLAVRARTPRPLIATVDDLVRTLLDARSVAYSRTGASGIYFAQLLGRLGIAEAVNARATIVRKGFAAATLLDGRADLAVQQVSELMTVPGVDVVGPFPADAAHDTEFSIAPSTAAAEWSPASELVCFLGSERARTAYGAFGLKAPLSTES